In one window of Chryseobacterium sp. JV274 DNA:
- a CDS encoding Crp/Fnr family transcriptional regulator translates to MFEHIKKRFPFPKEKWRKFLGSFERMEVPAKTLLLKEDEVSYNAYYIEKGMVRAWYNNDGKDVTFQFFLENTMFSSLESFKKGLPSMVSFETIEPCILYKINKPDVEAFLEEVYENPELRNLFMDALFERVFDYMKHFFSFIKDTPQQRYLNLVKQKPEIIKRVPQHYIASYLGITTVHLSRIKSKILKERLE, encoded by the coding sequence ATGTTTGAGCATATCAAAAAAAGGTTTCCCTTCCCTAAAGAAAAATGGAGAAAATTCCTGGGCAGCTTCGAACGTATGGAAGTTCCCGCCAAAACCTTACTTTTAAAAGAAGATGAGGTTTCCTACAATGCCTATTATATTGAAAAAGGAATGGTGAGAGCATGGTATAATAATGACGGAAAAGATGTAACATTCCAGTTTTTTCTTGAAAATACAATGTTTTCTTCCCTTGAAAGCTTCAAAAAAGGCTTACCAAGTATGGTGTCATTTGAGACCATAGAGCCCTGTATTTTATATAAAATCAACAAACCCGATGTAGAGGCTTTCCTGGAAGAAGTATATGAAAATCCAGAGCTCAGAAACCTGTTTATGGATGCTCTTTTTGAAAGGGTATTCGATTATATGAAACATTTCTTTTCATTCATTAAAGACACTCCGCAGCAACGATATCTGAATCTGGTTAAGCAAAAACCCGAGATTATCAAAAGAGTTCCCCAGCATTATATAGCCTCCTATTTAGGCATTACAACGGTGCATCTCAGCAGGATTAAAAGCAAAATATTAAAGGAGAGGCTGGAATAG
- the glmM gene encoding phosphoglucosamine mutase translates to MSLIKSISGIRGTIGGKVNDNLTPLDVVKFASAFGTWLQNNKNKKDLTLIIGRDARISGQMVSSLVTATLQGLGINVVDLGLSTTPTVEIMVPELNADGGIILTASHNPKQWNALKLLNEKGEFITGENGAEVLALAESEDFNYAEVDDLGKYETRDDAFDIHIQQILDLPMVDVEAIKAKNFKVALDAVNSTGGIAIPMLLDKLGCETIKLYCEPTGHFPHNPEPLKEHLGDICELMKRENADVGVVVDPDVDRLALIDEKGEMFGEEYTLVAVADYLLKHKKGAAISNLSSSRALRDVARSHDSEYFASAVGEVNVVTLMKEKNAVIGGEGNGGIIYPDLHYGRDSLVGVALFLTHLAKENKTVSELRAGYPSYFMGKKKIELTPEIDVDAILSKMEQEYQNEDVSTVDGVKIDFENNWVHLRKSNTEPIIRIYTEAHSQEEADQLGDDIIAKIKSLI, encoded by the coding sequence TGGCTTCAGAATAATAAAAACAAAAAAGATCTTACCCTTATCATCGGAAGAGATGCCAGAATTTCTGGTCAGATGGTTTCTTCTTTGGTTACTGCTACATTGCAGGGATTGGGAATTAATGTAGTAGATCTTGGCCTTTCTACAACACCAACAGTTGAAATAATGGTTCCTGAGCTGAATGCAGACGGAGGAATCATCCTTACCGCTTCCCACAACCCAAAACAGTGGAATGCCCTTAAATTATTGAACGAAAAAGGAGAATTCATCACTGGAGAAAACGGGGCTGAAGTACTCGCTTTAGCAGAGAGTGAAGACTTCAACTATGCAGAAGTGGATGATCTTGGAAAATATGAAACAAGAGATGATGCTTTTGATATCCATATCCAGCAGATCCTGGATTTACCAATGGTAGATGTAGAAGCAATCAAAGCTAAAAACTTTAAAGTAGCCCTGGATGCCGTAAACTCTACAGGAGGTATTGCCATTCCTATGCTTTTGGATAAACTAGGTTGCGAAACCATCAAATTATACTGTGAGCCTACAGGACATTTCCCACACAATCCTGAGCCTTTGAAAGAACATTTGGGAGACATCTGTGAATTGATGAAAAGAGAAAATGCAGACGTAGGAGTTGTAGTAGATCCGGATGTAGACAGATTAGCCCTGATTGATGAAAAGGGAGAAATGTTTGGTGAAGAGTATACATTGGTTGCTGTTGCAGATTATCTGTTGAAACACAAAAAAGGAGCAGCTATTTCCAATCTTTCTTCCAGCCGTGCTTTGAGAGATGTAGCGCGTTCGCATGATTCAGAATACTTTGCCAGTGCTGTGGGAGAAGTGAACGTAGTGACTTTGATGAAAGAGAAAAATGCTGTCATCGGAGGAGAAGGAAACGGAGGAATTATCTATCCTGATTTACATTACGGAAGAGACTCTTTAGTAGGAGTTGCACTATTCTTAACGCATTTAGCTAAAGAAAATAAGACTGTTTCTGAACTTAGAGCAGGATATCCAAGCTATTTCATGGGTAAAAAGAAAATAGAACTGACTCCGGAGATTGATGTAGATGCTATTTTAAGCAAAATGGAGCAGGAATATCAGAATGAAGACGTTTCTACTGTAGATGGTGTTAAAATAGATTTTGAAAACAACTGGGTTCATCTTAGAAAATCCAACACAGAGCCGATTATCAGAATTTATACTGAAGCTCATTCTCAGGAAGAAGCTGATCAGTTGGGTGATGATATCATTGCTAAAATTAAGAGTTTAATCTAA
- a CDS encoding tetratricopeptide repeat protein, translating to MEEYFGNELVKKFEEMMENNDEFYFDTEELEDIIVYYLELGDFNYADMAVNYGLKLHPNSLDIKIKRLEILLEWEEYNMAKELINELKGASMENTDFLVCYAKYYSSLGNPRKSIEICKKALTLEEEENFLHNFIADEYVNLGDPFNALKHYRKALKEDPTDEYSLENCMVCFSDLNKSEEAIAFLNEYLDEFPYSETAWFEYGQFYFNRKNYDEAIRGYDYLLAINSSSVGVYANKSACYEAMGQYQKAIDTYEEMLELEYTKAFTFYKIGLCNKALKQPILALNAFQKSLREDPQFYLAMMEQSYLYEEMGGMSEALHYAKEATQLNENNLDYQKRLAFLFIDSGKFEESLSCLKKLVDAEPTRFYNWYAYSEVLMLVGEYEDAVTVLNSAIKKHHRAELFYQLSNCFFNLKDQDKGTESLQKALELDPSLAKDMQKKYPFIKDEVKKVKATKVRKKN from the coding sequence TTGGAAGAGTATTTTGGAAATGAACTTGTAAAAAAGTTCGAGGAAATGATGGAAAACAATGACGAATTCTACTTTGATACAGAAGAGTTGGAAGACATTATTGTTTATTATTTGGAGCTTGGTGATTTTAATTACGCTGATATGGCGGTTAATTATGGACTGAAGCTTCATCCCAATTCATTGGATATCAAGATCAAAAGGCTTGAGATCCTTTTGGAGTGGGAAGAGTATAATATGGCGAAAGAACTTATCAACGAGCTGAAAGGTGCTTCTATGGAGAACACAGACTTTTTGGTTTGTTACGCCAAATATTATTCGAGCTTAGGAAATCCCAGAAAATCCATTGAAATTTGTAAAAAAGCTTTGACATTAGAGGAAGAAGAAAACTTTCTCCACAACTTTATTGCGGATGAATATGTGAATCTCGGAGATCCTTTTAACGCCCTTAAACATTACAGAAAAGCACTGAAAGAAGATCCAACGGACGAATATTCGCTGGAAAACTGTATGGTGTGCTTCAGTGACCTGAATAAGAGCGAGGAGGCTATAGCCTTTCTTAATGAATATTTAGATGAATTCCCTTATTCTGAAACCGCCTGGTTTGAATACGGACAATTCTATTTCAACAGAAAAAATTATGATGAAGCCATAAGAGGCTACGATTATTTGTTGGCAATCAATTCAAGCTCTGTAGGAGTATATGCTAACAAATCAGCCTGTTATGAAGCTATGGGACAATACCAGAAAGCTATCGATACTTATGAAGAAATGCTGGAGCTGGAATACACAAAAGCATTTACTTTTTATAAAATCGGATTGTGCAATAAGGCATTAAAACAACCTATTTTAGCTTTAAATGCATTCCAGAAATCATTGAGAGAAGACCCTCAGTTTTATCTTGCAATGATGGAACAGTCTTATCTTTACGAAGAAATGGGCGGAATGTCTGAAGCATTGCACTATGCTAAAGAAGCTACCCAGCTGAATGAAAACAATCTTGATTACCAAAAAAGATTAGCGTTTCTTTTCATCGACTCAGGGAAGTTTGAAGAAAGCCTTTCATGTCTTAAAAAGCTGGTGGATGCAGAGCCTACAAGGTTCTACAACTGGTATGCCTATTCAGAAGTTTTAATGTTGGTAGGAGAGTACGAAGATGCAGTAACGGTGTTGAATAGTGCCATAAAAAAACATCACAGAGCTGAGCTGTTTTATCAGTTGAGTAATTGTTTTTTCAACCTGAAAGATCAGGATAAAGGAACAGAATCACTTCAGAAAGCATTAGAGCTTGATCCGTCTTTAGCTAAGGATATGCAGAAAAAATATCCTTTCATTAAAGATGAAGTGAAAAAGGTTAAAGCTACTAAAGTGAGGAAAAAGAACTAG
- a CDS encoding zinc-binding alcohol dehydrogenase family protein, translated as MKAAVVFEKGSIPQYADFPEPEVQENEILVSVKAASIKNLDKARAGGNHYSTENQEHEPTIIGTDGAGYLENGNKVYFFSKKGTVSEKAAADKKMIIPIPEELDFSLAAALPNAVMGSAMALKFKAGLQPGNTVLINGATGITGRIAVQIAKIYGAGRVIVTGRNEKSLESLLELGADEVISLKLDDHDFKQKIKEVHQETPIDIILDYIWGHSVEMILSAFKGYGTFSHKTKLVTIGGMSGDTVQLSSQILRGTDIQISGSGLGSWTKEESALLFSEIIPEMYQAAVEGKIKMETEEVDIKNIEAVWNAEIQSGKRLVIRI; from the coding sequence ATGAAAGCAGCAGTAGTATTTGAAAAAGGAAGTATCCCTCAATATGCAGATTTCCCGGAGCCTGAAGTACAGGAAAATGAAATTTTGGTTTCAGTAAAAGCAGCCTCCATTAAAAACCTTGACAAAGCCAGAGCGGGAGGGAATCACTATTCAACAGAAAATCAGGAGCATGAGCCAACAATTATTGGAACAGATGGGGCAGGATATCTTGAAAACGGAAATAAAGTCTATTTTTTCAGCAAGAAAGGAACCGTATCCGAAAAAGCCGCAGCAGATAAAAAAATGATCATTCCGATTCCTGAAGAACTGGATTTTTCGTTAGCAGCAGCACTACCCAATGCTGTTATGGGATCAGCGATGGCTTTGAAATTCAAGGCAGGGTTGCAACCGGGAAATACGGTCCTGATTAATGGAGCAACAGGAATTACAGGCAGAATTGCTGTTCAGATCGCCAAAATATATGGAGCTGGTAGAGTTATCGTTACCGGTAGAAATGAAAAATCTCTGGAGTCTTTACTTGAGTTGGGCGCTGATGAGGTAATTTCACTCAAACTGGACGATCATGATTTTAAACAAAAAATAAAAGAAGTTCATCAGGAAACACCTATAGATATTATTTTGGATTATATCTGGGGCCATTCCGTAGAAATGATATTGTCCGCCTTTAAGGGATACGGAACTTTTTCCCATAAAACAAAACTGGTAACAATAGGAGGAATGAGCGGAGATACCGTTCAGCTTTCTTCACAGATTCTCAGAGGAACTGATATTCAGATTTCAGGATCGGGATTGGGCAGCTGGACAAAAGAAGAATCTGCACTTCTGTTTTCAGAAATTATTCCGGAAATGTACCAGGCAGCTGTTGAAGGAAAAATTAAAATGGAAACAGAAGAGGTTGATATTAAAAATATCGAAGCCGTGTGGAATGCTGAGATACAAAGCGGAAAACGCCTGGTCATAAGAATTTAA